The sequence below is a genomic window from Actinokineospora baliensis.
CAGCTCGGCGTGCTTCTTGATCAGCTCGCCCGCCAGCTTGTCGGTCTCGCGCGAGGCGGTGCCGTTGCCGATCGCGACCAGCTCGACCCGGTGCTCGGCGGCCAACCGGGCCAGCTTCGCCAGCGACTCGTCCCAGCGCTGCTGCGGCACGTGCGGGTAGATCACGTCCGTGGCCACGACCTTGCCCGTCGCGTCGACGACCGCGACCTTCACGCCGGTGCGGAAACCGGGGTCGAGCCCCATGGTCGCCCGGGTACCGGCCGGCGCGGCGAGCAGCAGGTCGCGCAGGTTCATCGCGAACACCCGCACCGCCTCGTCCTCGGCGTTCTGCCGCAACCGCGAGCGCAGGTCGATGCCCAGGTGCACCAGGATCCGCGTGCGCCAGGCCCAGCGCACCGCGTCCGAGAGCCACTTGTCACCGGGGCGGCCCTGGTCCGACACCCGGAACCGGGCGGCGATGGCGATCTCGTAGTCGCTGCGCACCAGCGGCGACGGGTCCGCGTCGGGGTCCGGCTCCAGGTTGAGGTCGAGCACCTCTTCCTTCTCACCGCGCAGCATCGCCAGGATCCGGTGCGAGGGCAGCCGCTCGAACGGCTCGGAGAACTCGAAGTAGTCGGAGAACTTCGCGCCCTCCTCTTCCTTGCCCTCGCGGACCTTCGACGCCAGCACGCCCCGCTGCCACATCCGCTCGCGCAGCTCGCCGATCAGGTCCGCGTCCTCGGCGAAGCGCTCGACCAGGATCGACCGCGCCCCCTCCAGCGCCGCCGCCACATCGGCCACACCCTTGTCCGCGTCCACGAACCCGGCCGCCACCTCGCGCGGGTCGTGCGCCGGGTCGCCGAGCAGCTGGTCGGCCAGCGGCTCGAGGCCCGCCTCGCGGGCGATCTGCGCCTTGGTGCGCCGCTTCGGCTTGTACGGCAGGTAGATGTCCTCCAGCCGCGCCTTGGAGTCGGCCGCCATGATCTGCGCGGTCAGCGCGTCGTCGAGCTTGCCCTGCTCGCGGATCGAGTCCAGGACCGCGGTCCGCCGCTCCTCCAGCTCGCGCAGGTACCGCAGCCGCTCCTCCAGGGTGCGCAGCTGCGTGTCGTCGAGCGCGCCGGTGACCTCCTTGCGGTAGCGGGCGATGAACGGCACCGTCGCGCCCCCGTCGAGCAGCTCGACGGCGGCGGTCACCTGCCGGTCGCGCACCCCGAGTTCCTCGGCGATGCGCTGGTGGATTGGTGCGGTCATCGCGTCTCGCTCCCACGTGTTGCCGGTCACTGCCCGTACCCATTCTTGCGGACCGGCACCGGGCGCGGGTGGCAGGGGCGCGCCCTGTGGACAACTCGGCGCGGCCGCGGCCCGGTCGTGGGATAAAGGTCCCGACGAGAGGAGGAGGTATGCGGGTCGGGTTGTTCCTCACCTGCCTCAACGACGCGCTGTTCCCGGCCGCGGGCAAGGCCGTGGTGCGGGTGTTGGAGCGGCTCGGGCACGAGGTCGTGTTCCCGGCCGGGCAGACCTGTTGCGGCCAGGCGCACTTCAACACCGGGTACCGCCGCGAGTGCGTCCCCCTGGCGCGCAAGTTCCTCGGCGACTTCGCCGGTCTGGACCACGTGGTGTCCCCGTCTGCCTCCTGCGTCGCCATGGTCCGGGAGAACTACCCGGAGTTGGTCGGCCAGTCACCGCCGGTGTTCGAGCTGACCGAGTTCCTGGTCGACGTCCTCGGCGTGACCGATGTCGGCGCCGCCTTCCCGCACCGCGTCACCTACCACCCCACCTGCCACGGCCTGCGCCTGCTCGACCTGGGCGACCGGCCGACGGCCCTGCTGCGCGCGGTCCGGGGCCTGCGGCTGATCGACCTCCCGGACGCCACGCACTGCTGCGGGTTCGGCGGCACGTTCGCGGTGAAGAACGCGGACACCTCGGTGGCCATGGGCACGGACAAGGCCAGGAACGTGCTGGCCACCGGGGCCGAGGTCGTGGCAGCGGTGGACAACTCCTGCCTCATGCACGTGGGCGGCCTGCTCTCGCGGTGGCGCTCGGGCACCCGCGTCATGCACGTCGCCGAGATCCTTGCGAGCGCCCCATGAGCGTCTGGCTGGGGATGCCGCCGTTCCCCGAAGCGGCGCGCGAAGCGTTGGCGGACACGCAGTTGCGGGCGAACCTGCGGGCCGCGACAGCGACGATCCGGGCGAAACGGGCCGCGGTCGTGGCCGAGCGGTCGGACTGGGAACAGCTGCGCGAGGCCGGTCGGGCGATCAAGGACCGGGCGCTGCGCGACCTCGACACGTACCTGCTCCAACTGGAGGAGCGGGTGACGGCGGCGGGCGGCACCGTGCACTGGGCGCGCGACGCGGCGGAGGCGAACCGGATCGTCATCGGACTGGTGCGCGCGGCGGGGGCAGACGGGGTCGTCAAGGTCAAGTCCATGGCGACCCAGGAGATCGAGCTCAACGAGGCGCTCGCCGCCGCCGGGATCACCGCCGTGGAAACCGATCTCGCCGAGTTGATCGTCCAACTGGGACACGACAGGCCGTCGCACATCCTGGTGCCCGCCATCCACCGCAACCGCGCCCAGATCCGCGACCTGTTCCGCCGCGAGATGCCCGGCGCGGGCGAAGACCTGACCGACGACCCGGTCGCGCTCGCCTCGGCCGCCCGCGCGCACCTGCGCCGCGAGTTCCTCACCGCCCGGGTC
It includes:
- a CDS encoding Tex family protein; its protein translation is MTAPIHQRIAEELGVRDRQVTAAVELLDGGATVPFIARYRKEVTGALDDTQLRTLEERLRYLRELEERRTAVLDSIREQGKLDDALTAQIMAADSKARLEDIYLPYKPKRRTKAQIAREAGLEPLADQLLGDPAHDPREVAAGFVDADKGVADVAAALEGARSILVERFAEDADLIGELRERMWQRGVLASKVREGKEEEGAKFSDYFEFSEPFERLPSHRILAMLRGEKEEVLDLNLEPDPDADPSPLVRSDYEIAIAARFRVSDQGRPGDKWLSDAVRWAWRTRILVHLGIDLRSRLRQNAEDEAVRVFAMNLRDLLLAAPAGTRATMGLDPGFRTGVKVAVVDATGKVVATDVIYPHVPQQRWDESLAKLARLAAEHRVELVAIGNGTASRETDKLAGELIKKHAELRLTKVVVSEAGASVYSASAYAAQELPGMDVSLRGAVSIARRLQDPLAELVKIDPKSIGVGQYQHDLSEVKLSRSLDAVVEDCVNGVGVDVNTASAPLLTRVSGIGATLAENIVSHRDANGPFRSRKGLKDVARLGAKAFEQCAGFLRIPSGDDPLDSSSVHPEAYPVVRRILASTGGDLTALIGNSPKLRALRAQDFIDDTFGLPTVTDIIAELDKPGRDPRPEFKTATFADGVEKLGDLRPGMTLEGVVTNVAAFGAFVDIGVHQDGLVHVSALSKNFVKDPREVVKSGDVVRVKVLEVDIPRKRISLTLRLDDELPTPGDPGQRRDKPRPNRAQGDRSQGGRPKPAAAPASGSLADALRRAGYKG
- a CDS encoding (Fe-S)-binding protein — its product is MRVGLFLTCLNDALFPAAGKAVVRVLERLGHEVVFPAGQTCCGQAHFNTGYRRECVPLARKFLGDFAGLDHVVSPSASCVAMVRENYPELVGQSPPVFELTEFLVDVLGVTDVGAAFPHRVTYHPTCHGLRLLDLGDRPTALLRAVRGLRLIDLPDATHCCGFGGTFAVKNADTSVAMGTDKARNVLATGAEVVAAVDNSCLMHVGGLLSRWRSGTRVMHVAEILASAP